One segment of Pyxidicoccus xibeiensis DNA contains the following:
- a CDS encoding NUDIX hydrolase yields MTDGRSWQGNWKARLYERVRERGYDSLTAFADARPAVPWVELAEELGKDDVAGVQILSGLLAEAEQRKRVTRFVRDVLVRLLSQNLPSGWPAVMDDGPRFQVAKALGSWSAYIPDSYEGRADQVMAALRANPPPPGWRPLGPDDELLRTLLPDEEA; encoded by the coding sequence ATGACCGACGGACGTTCGTGGCAGGGGAACTGGAAGGCCCGCCTGTATGAGCGCGTCCGTGAGCGCGGGTACGACTCGCTCACGGCCTTTGCCGACGCACGCCCAGCCGTCCCATGGGTAGAGCTAGCCGAGGAGCTTGGCAAGGATGACGTCGCCGGTGTGCAGATCCTGAGCGGACTCCTCGCCGAGGCAGAGCAGCGCAAGCGCGTCACGCGGTTTGTCCGAGATGTGCTTGTGCGCCTGTTGTCCCAGAACCTTCCCAGCGGGTGGCCGGCCGTGATGGATGACGGCCCCCGCTTCCAGGTTGCGAAGGCGCTCGGCTCATGGTCGGCCTACATACCTGATTCGTATGAGGGACGAGCCGATCAGGTGATGGCTGCCCTGCGAGCAAATCCGCCCCCGCCCGGCTGGCGCCCGCTGGGTCCTGACGACGAATTGCTCCGCACGCTCCTGCCGGACGAGGAAGCCTGA
- a CDS encoding LysR family transcriptional regulator, translated as MLQWDDLRYFLAVHRHGTHASAGRALRVAPTTIGRRLAALEEALGVKLFQRTPAGLVLGEAGQVLRAHAERVEAEVLASERELTGADRRVAGAVRVTAGDGMAVQVLAPRLPELQRLHPELRVELRSDNLVLDLSRREADVAVRLFRPREQSLIARRLSPFAFNVYGSEPYFARRGRPTGVKDAARHDWLGPEEAQDATPPGQWLRRHVPAARIVLRSNSTTVVMAACAAGLGLAVLPELLVANEPRLVPVLPRAALPTRELWAVTHQDLRHSARVAAVMDWLARLFATRPG; from the coding sequence ATGCTCCAGTGGGACGACCTGCGCTACTTCCTCGCGGTGCACCGCCACGGCACCCACGCGTCGGCGGGCCGTGCCCTGCGCGTGGCCCCCACGACCATCGGCCGGAGACTGGCCGCCCTGGAGGAGGCGCTCGGCGTGAAGCTCTTCCAGCGCACGCCCGCGGGGCTGGTGCTCGGTGAAGCAGGGCAGGTGCTGCGAGCCCATGCCGAGCGCGTCGAAGCCGAGGTGCTCGCCTCGGAGCGCGAGCTGACGGGAGCGGACCGGCGCGTGGCGGGCGCGGTGCGAGTCACCGCGGGCGACGGGATGGCCGTGCAGGTCCTCGCCCCGAGACTCCCGGAACTGCAGCGGCTGCACCCGGAGCTGCGGGTGGAGCTGCGCTCCGACAACCTCGTGCTGGACCTGTCCCGCCGGGAGGCGGACGTGGCCGTGCGCCTGTTCCGCCCCCGTGAGCAATCACTCATCGCGCGCCGTCTCTCCCCCTTCGCCTTCAACGTCTACGGCAGCGAGCCCTACTTCGCCCGGCGCGGACGTCCGACAGGCGTGAAGGACGCGGCCCGGCACGACTGGCTCGGCCCGGAGGAGGCGCAGGACGCCACACCTCCGGGCCAGTGGCTGCGGCGCCATGTCCCCGCCGCGCGCATCGTGCTGCGCTCCAATTCCACCACGGTCGTCATGGCCGCCTGCGCCGCCGGACTTGGGCTCGCGGTGCTGCCGGAGCTGCTCGTGGCGAACGAGCCCCGCCTCGTCCCCGTGCTTCCCCGCGCCGCGCTGCCCACCCGCGAGCTGTGGGCCGTCACCCACCAGGACCTGCGTCACAGCGCCCGGGTCGCCGCCGTCATGGACTGGCTCGCAAGGCTCTTCGCCACGCGCCCCGGCTGA
- a CDS encoding YIP1 family protein: protein MNIPCPHCQSFVVPGAQSCGVCGNTLLREAVPGASEPVCAVHPELASLHACGRCGSFACAKCLRQSERGEPLCATCHGRIPAGALPWDRRDELGTLRAFWDTCLDVMFRPMPTFAGMRQDGSIGSSMGFAMLCSLVSIFTTALVYMAFMSVFPVPDSAMESDNVSPTGFRMVMAGMFGAWIVLAPVMGLIATLLSSSVDHLLLKMAGTEAPFSVTLRGNALSQAPLLMGLIPICSMYVTPFWTIGVRVVAYQGLHRTSWGKAALGALAGPVLSCVVCGGGYVALLMATLGTR, encoded by the coding sequence ATGAACATCCCCTGTCCCCACTGTCAGTCCTTCGTCGTCCCCGGCGCACAGTCCTGCGGCGTGTGCGGCAACACGCTGTTGCGCGAGGCCGTGCCGGGCGCCTCGGAGCCCGTCTGCGCCGTCCACCCCGAGCTGGCGAGCCTGCATGCCTGTGGCCGCTGCGGCAGCTTCGCGTGCGCGAAGTGCCTGCGGCAGAGCGAGCGCGGCGAGCCCCTGTGCGCCACCTGCCATGGCCGCATCCCCGCGGGCGCGCTGCCGTGGGACCGGCGCGACGAGCTGGGGACGCTGCGCGCATTCTGGGATACCTGCCTGGACGTCATGTTCCGCCCCATGCCCACCTTCGCGGGCATGCGGCAGGACGGCTCCATCGGCAGCTCGATGGGCTTCGCCATGCTGTGCTCGCTGGTGAGCATCTTCACCACCGCGCTCGTCTACATGGCCTTCATGTCCGTCTTCCCGGTGCCGGACTCCGCCATGGAGAGCGACAACGTGTCGCCCACCGGGTTCCGCATGGTCATGGCGGGCATGTTCGGCGCGTGGATTGTCCTGGCGCCCGTCATGGGTCTCATCGCCACGCTCCTGAGCTCCTCCGTGGACCACCTGTTGCTCAAGATGGCGGGCACCGAGGCGCCCTTCTCGGTGACGCTGCGGGGCAACGCGCTCTCCCAGGCGCCCCTGCTGATGGGGCTGATTCCCATCTGCAGCATGTACGTGACGCCCTTCTGGACCATCGGCGTGCGCGTCGTCGCGTACCAGGGCCTGCACCGCACGAGCTGGGGCAAGGCCGCGCTCGGAGCGCTGGCCGGGCCGGTGCTCTCCTGTGTCGTGTGCGGCGGCGGCTACGTGGCGCTCCTCATGGCGACGCTGGGCACCCGCTGA
- a CDS encoding trimeric intracellular cation channel family protein encodes MPFELPTPEVPEEVISLGTLIVDLVGVFAGSVLGALLAERRKMDLMGFLVLGLVSGVGGGILRDTLLQAGPPLALVKPGYLAAALAGALAAFIFELQHGPGVRLLATLDALTLGAFAVAGTQRTLEVGLSPGTALLMGAITAAGGGVIRDVLARQTPQLMKAVPGYNATAALAASAVCLALSMMGHPRLALLAGMVLGGGLRLLSLRYGWRLPVKRARSAKPPEAGPRDGAP; translated from the coding sequence ATGCCCTTCGAATTGCCGACGCCGGAAGTCCCCGAGGAGGTCATCTCCCTGGGCACGCTCATCGTGGACCTGGTGGGCGTGTTCGCGGGCTCGGTGCTGGGGGCCCTGCTGGCCGAGCGCCGGAAGATGGACCTGATGGGGTTCCTCGTGCTGGGGCTCGTCTCCGGCGTGGGCGGCGGCATCCTCCGCGACACGCTGCTCCAGGCCGGGCCGCCGCTGGCCCTGGTGAAGCCGGGCTACCTCGCGGCGGCGCTGGCCGGGGCGCTCGCCGCGTTCATCTTCGAGCTCCAGCACGGCCCGGGGGTGCGGCTGCTCGCGACGCTGGATGCGCTGACGCTGGGCGCGTTCGCCGTGGCCGGGACTCAGCGGACGCTGGAGGTGGGGCTGAGCCCCGGCACCGCGCTGCTCATGGGCGCCATCACCGCCGCGGGAGGTGGCGTCATCCGGGACGTGCTCGCACGACAGACGCCTCAGTTGATGAAGGCCGTGCCCGGCTACAACGCCACGGCGGCGCTGGCGGCGAGTGCCGTGTGTCTGGCTTTGTCCATGATGGGGCATCCCCGGCTGGCGCTGCTCGCGGGGATGGTGTTGGGTGGGGGGCTGCGGCTCCTGTCCCTTCGCTATGGCTGGAGGCTCCCGGTCAAGCGGGCGCGGTCGGCGAAGCCTCCGGAGGCGGGACCTCGGGACGGGGCGCCGTAG
- a CDS encoding serine hydrolase produces the protein MSPSLLKSLAAAVLLLLGPASLAAPRGAPVCEPAGEGADASFAPEVQRELDAIVRAELSQGPVAGMSVGVTRGGQRWVCAYGQRDVARRLPATPRTTYRMASVTKSFTAVAVMQLVEQGKLSLDADISTLVPGYPAKQWPVTVRDLLGHLSGVPTYDGTASSNNVKAVSTAEAVAVFAQKPLAFEPRTRYLYTTWGYNLLGAAVEAASGQSYRDYLREHVFGPAGMAHADLDITATRDEHQAAGYRLQGGALKPSRFLDVSSRFGGGGTRATVGDMLGFGRAVVAHTLVKRETMGRMQASMATADGRLTDYGMGFATYPLRGHYLVAHAGGQPETTTLLVMFPAEDTVIALATNVEGEAKRLRRLSIRLMEQVLEDGVTRRDAHLADGVDSVVYEGLGRIASYGLAYHQWATRGPGSLPEETDLPGAFTQVSEMLSRKEIAKDSRAALERIRGGHDPRLGSVFIRVGAHMARTLEKAHGAERLRTYPAEGPLSFFSDYLAACDAQGVPDTERFGGPLREDLLRFVTSWKRAELPPLKRQRLDEMKNPERLLASLRTAAAASPEVRPDYSDELLRLAEGHALKKQTAARLKWLEVAVELQPKSVDARVALAQGLLAAKRDKEVLPHLREALATPQGSSSLSPAGLMKRVGEAESAQVGLGLLRAGVELHPDSPELWEALAKRAGAQGQKAEAKAALRQARRARESAPVPSASRPSAVERGASGPVPDDHGLVKPRQQ, from the coding sequence ATGAGCCCGTCGCTCCTGAAGTCCCTCGCCGCCGCCGTCCTGCTGCTGCTGGGGCCCGCGTCGCTGGCGGCCCCTCGGGGCGCTCCGGTGTGCGAGCCCGCGGGTGAGGGGGCCGACGCCTCTTTTGCTCCGGAAGTGCAGCGCGAGCTGGATGCCATCGTCCGCGCCGAGCTGTCCCAGGGGCCCGTGGCGGGGATGTCCGTGGGCGTGACTCGCGGCGGACAGCGCTGGGTGTGTGCCTATGGCCAGCGAGACGTGGCCCGCCGCCTGCCCGCGACGCCGCGCACGACGTACCGCATGGCGTCCGTCACCAAGTCCTTCACCGCGGTGGCGGTGATGCAGCTGGTGGAGCAGGGCAAGCTGAGCCTGGACGCGGACATCTCCACGCTGGTGCCGGGCTACCCGGCGAAGCAGTGGCCCGTCACCGTGCGCGACTTGCTGGGGCACCTGAGCGGCGTGCCCACCTATGACGGCACGGCGTCCAGCAACAACGTGAAGGCGGTGAGCACGGCGGAGGCGGTAGCCGTCTTCGCCCAGAAGCCGCTCGCCTTCGAGCCGCGCACCCGCTACCTGTACACGACGTGGGGCTACAACCTGCTGGGCGCGGCCGTGGAGGCGGCGTCCGGCCAGTCCTACCGCGACTACCTGCGCGAGCACGTCTTCGGCCCCGCGGGCATGGCGCACGCCGACCTGGACATCACCGCCACGCGTGACGAGCACCAGGCCGCGGGCTACCGGCTGCAGGGGGGCGCGCTGAAGCCGTCGCGCTTCCTGGACGTGTCCAGCCGCTTCGGCGGCGGCGGCACCCGCGCCACGGTGGGCGACATGCTCGGCTTCGGGCGCGCGGTGGTGGCGCACACGCTGGTGAAGCGCGAGACGATGGGCCGGATGCAGGCGTCCATGGCCACCGCCGACGGACGGCTCACCGACTACGGCATGGGCTTCGCGACCTACCCGCTGCGCGGCCACTACCTGGTGGCCCACGCGGGCGGCCAGCCGGAGACCACCACGCTGCTGGTGATGTTCCCCGCCGAGGACACGGTGATTGCGCTGGCCACCAACGTGGAGGGCGAGGCGAAGCGGCTGCGCCGGCTGTCCATCCGGCTGATGGAGCAGGTGCTGGAGGACGGCGTCACCCGCCGCGACGCGCACCTGGCGGACGGCGTGGACTCGGTGGTGTACGAGGGGCTGGGCCGCATCGCGAGCTACGGGCTGGCGTACCACCAGTGGGCCACGCGCGGGCCGGGCTCGCTGCCCGAGGAGACGGACCTGCCGGGGGCCTTCACCCAGGTGTCGGAGATGCTCAGCCGCAAGGAGATTGCGAAGGACTCGCGCGCGGCGCTGGAGCGCATCCGCGGGGGGCATGACCCGCGCCTGGGCTCGGTGTTCATCCGCGTGGGGGCGCACATGGCGCGCACGCTGGAGAAGGCCCACGGCGCCGAGCGGCTGCGGACGTACCCGGCCGAGGGGCCGCTGTCCTTCTTCTCGGACTACCTGGCCGCGTGCGACGCGCAGGGCGTGCCCGACACGGAGCGCTTCGGCGGGCCGCTGCGCGAGGACCTGCTGCGCTTCGTCACCAGCTGGAAGCGCGCGGAGCTGCCGCCGCTCAAGCGCCAGCGGCTGGACGAGATGAAGAACCCGGAGCGCCTGCTGGCCTCGCTGCGCACGGCGGCGGCCGCGTCCCCCGAGGTGCGGCCGGACTACTCGGACGAGCTGCTGCGGCTGGCCGAGGGGCACGCGCTGAAGAAGCAGACGGCGGCGCGGCTGAAGTGGCTGGAAGTGGCGGTGGAGCTGCAGCCGAAGAGCGTGGACGCGCGGGTGGCGCTGGCGCAGGGGCTGCTGGCGGCGAAGCGGGACAAGGAGGTGCTGCCGCACCTGCGCGAGGCGCTGGCCACCCCGCAGGGGAGCAGCTCCCTGTCTCCCGCCGGGCTGATGAAGCGGGTGGGCGAGGCGGAGTCCGCGCAGGTGGGGCTGGGCCTCTTGCGCGCGGGTGTGGAGCTGCACCCGGACTCACCCGAGCTGTGGGAGGCGCTGGCGAAGCGCGCGGGCGCGCAGGGGCAGAAGGCGGAGGCGAAGGCCGCGCTCCGGCAGGCCCGCCGCGCGCGGGAGTCCGCGCCCGTGCCCTCCGCGAGCCGGCCCAGTGCGGTGGAGCGGGGCGCCTCCGGGCCGGTGCCGGATGACCACGGGCTGGTGAAGCCGCGCCAGCAGTAG
- a CDS encoding helix-turn-helix domain-containing protein yields the protein MEKPRNRVANWTRMHRRFGDHVRKLRTSRELTQESLAERSDLSVDAIRRIERGSFSPSLDTLGKLSVGLDVSLKTLFQGFERERTDAVAEICDFLTQRSGREVQRAWRVIQALFEER from the coding sequence ATGGAGAAACCAAGAAACAGGGTAGCGAACTGGACGCGGATGCATCGGAGGTTCGGCGACCATGTGCGCAAGCTGAGAACCTCCCGGGAGCTGACGCAGGAGTCGCTCGCCGAGCGCAGTGACCTCTCCGTGGATGCCATCCGCCGCATCGAACGCGGCTCCTTCTCACCGTCGCTGGACACGCTGGGCAAGCTGTCCGTGGGACTGGACGTATCACTCAAGACGCTCTTCCAGGGCTTCGAGCGCGAGCGCACCGACGCCGTGGCGGAGATCTGCGACTTCCTCACGCAGCGCTCGGGGCGGGAGGTGCAGCGCGCCTGGCGCGTCATCCAGGCCCTCTTCGAGGAGCGCTGA
- a CDS encoding GDSL-type esterase/lipase family protein, whose protein sequence is MTSSEVRWGGRRAWFPVLASSLLLAACEIGSEPRRLTSTATVEPAPAPTASVGSSIPQATPTPAPVVVAPSAEPTSVRRMPARPARTQAIQELVEKLGAPGAKVDDPCVAPEGSGCARTALAPFFEALDALAAGTSSRPTVIEAFGNSLIAGDRIVDILRDDLGEAFGSAGRGLLLVDRMAPYGGRSRTGYSRGGWEPRTLGELRAPPLPFGIAGVYHVATTAKARSRFTVEGESQGTLWWLDVPRAGALTVSSEGQVLARTEPAGDGAARITRFELPPGAKSVEVVAEGKGAVVQGVVLQQSRPGIVLDMLGVPSADAGLYARMDDGILRAQLAERAPRLLLFFLGGNESKRIEWKRMDLEKLRTDLRALLRRSREAAPDSACMVVGPMDAVQGPKAKDPLKARPFLEAVVTAEREVATAEGCAFFDMYGAMGGKGSLARFHKAGFMHEDLVHPRSKGLDVLGHLVTDALLRAWVETPPATRKVAMLRPAASSPSTSTAEAAP, encoded by the coding sequence ATGACGTCTTCGGAAGTCCGGTGGGGTGGACGGCGGGCCTGGTTCCCTGTCCTCGCAAGTAGCCTGCTGCTGGCCGCCTGCGAAATCGGGTCAGAGCCACGGCGCCTCACGAGCACAGCCACCGTCGAGCCTGCTCCGGCGCCCACCGCGTCCGTGGGGTCTTCCATACCCCAGGCCACACCCACACCTGCGCCTGTCGTGGTGGCTCCGTCGGCCGAGCCCACGTCCGTGCGACGGATGCCTGCTCGCCCTGCACGCACCCAGGCAATCCAGGAGCTGGTGGAGAAGCTCGGGGCGCCCGGGGCGAAGGTGGATGACCCGTGCGTGGCGCCGGAGGGCTCGGGCTGCGCGCGCACCGCGCTGGCGCCCTTCTTCGAGGCGCTGGATGCGCTGGCGGCGGGCACGTCCTCGCGGCCCACCGTCATCGAGGCGTTCGGCAACTCGCTCATCGCCGGAGACCGCATCGTCGACATCCTCCGGGATGACCTGGGCGAGGCCTTCGGGAGCGCGGGCCGGGGCCTCCTGCTGGTGGACCGCATGGCGCCGTACGGCGGGCGCAGCCGCACCGGCTACAGCCGCGGCGGGTGGGAGCCGCGCACGCTGGGCGAGCTGCGCGCGCCGCCGCTGCCCTTCGGAATCGCCGGCGTGTACCACGTGGCCACCACCGCGAAGGCGCGCAGCCGCTTCACGGTGGAGGGCGAGTCCCAGGGCACGCTGTGGTGGCTGGACGTCCCGCGCGCGGGCGCGCTCACCGTGTCCAGCGAGGGCCAGGTGCTGGCGCGCACCGAGCCGGCCGGAGACGGCGCGGCGCGCATCACCCGCTTCGAGCTTCCTCCGGGCGCGAAGTCCGTGGAGGTGGTGGCGGAGGGGAAGGGCGCGGTGGTGCAGGGGGTGGTGCTCCAGCAGTCGCGCCCCGGCATCGTCCTGGACATGCTGGGCGTGCCGTCCGCGGACGCGGGGCTCTACGCGCGCATGGACGACGGCATCCTCCGGGCGCAGCTCGCCGAGCGCGCGCCCCGGCTGCTGCTCTTCTTCCTGGGCGGCAACGAGTCCAAGCGCATCGAGTGGAAGCGGATGGACCTGGAGAAGCTGCGCACGGACCTGCGGGCGCTGCTGCGCCGCTCGCGCGAGGCCGCGCCGGACAGCGCCTGCATGGTGGTGGGCCCCATGGACGCGGTGCAGGGCCCGAAGGCGAAGGACCCGCTGAAGGCGCGCCCCTTCCTGGAGGCCGTCGTCACCGCCGAGCGCGAGGTGGCCACGGCCGAGGGCTGCGCCTTCTTCGACATGTACGGCGCCATGGGCGGCAAGGGCTCGCTGGCGCGCTTCCACAAGGCGGGCTTCATGCACGAGGACCTGGTGCACCCGCGCAGCAAGGGGCTGGACGTGCTCGGCCACCTCGTCACCGACGCGCTGCTGCGCGCGTGGGTGGAGACGCCTCCCGCCACCCGCAAGGTGGCCATGCTGCGGCCCGCGGCGTCCTCGCCGTCGACTTCCACCGCTGAGGCCGCACCATGA
- a CDS encoding helix-turn-helix domain-containing protein, whose product MAGPSLRLDSREQELVLEMVEVLGSSLNLGEVLEQAYGLMARLLPTDCAAMCVSQPELPGGYDWVVTRMPETFVTHYAELSAVDFVRQAVVHQPNIVLRDSEMVAPRALERTELYQRCHDIGFPMEHVMSVLLDPRGDWHGGLTLYRERQRPFSDKDRALLQRLTPMLVSTVRNCRLFGQESRRADLLDTLFHHQGGECIVLAPPAREVMRTAHATALLERWFSPLERGPGGLPLALLAPLAALAGTPGLETPPPDAWRREGRDMDLGVTYVPLPADLMGRRHWALVLRETPHATPVPEAWREKLTPREVEVVAGVLRGWDNQLIAEDLHCSLGTVKKHLQHVFDKLGVSSRAALLHHASRKR is encoded by the coding sequence ATGGCGGGTCCGTCGCTGCGGTTGGACTCTCGTGAGCAGGAGCTCGTGCTCGAGATGGTGGAGGTGCTCGGCAGCTCGCTGAACCTGGGCGAGGTGCTGGAGCAGGCGTATGGGCTCATGGCCCGGCTGCTGCCCACCGACTGCGCCGCCATGTGCGTGTCCCAGCCCGAGCTGCCCGGCGGCTACGACTGGGTGGTGACGCGGATGCCGGAGACCTTCGTCACCCACTACGCCGAGCTGTCCGCCGTGGACTTCGTGCGCCAGGCCGTCGTCCATCAGCCCAACATCGTCCTGCGCGACTCGGAGATGGTGGCCCCCCGCGCCCTGGAGCGCACCGAGCTGTACCAGCGTTGCCATGACATCGGCTTCCCGATGGAGCATGTCATGTCGGTGCTGCTGGACCCGCGTGGCGACTGGCACGGCGGCCTCACGCTGTACCGCGAGCGGCAGCGGCCCTTCTCCGACAAGGACCGCGCGCTGCTCCAGCGGCTGACGCCGATGCTCGTCAGCACCGTGCGCAACTGCCGCCTCTTCGGCCAGGAGTCCCGCCGCGCCGACCTGCTGGACACCCTCTTCCACCACCAGGGCGGCGAGTGCATCGTGCTCGCCCCGCCCGCGCGCGAGGTGATGCGCACCGCGCACGCCACCGCGCTCCTGGAGCGCTGGTTCTCTCCGCTGGAGCGCGGACCCGGCGGGCTGCCGCTGGCGCTGCTGGCGCCCCTGGCCGCGCTGGCGGGCACGCCCGGCTTGGAGACGCCGCCGCCGGACGCGTGGCGCCGCGAGGGCCGGGACATGGACCTGGGCGTCACCTACGTGCCGCTGCCCGCGGACCTGATGGGCCGGCGCCACTGGGCGCTGGTGCTGCGCGAGACGCCCCACGCCACGCCGGTTCCAGAGGCCTGGAGGGAGAAGCTCACCCCGCGCGAGGTGGAGGTGGTGGCCGGCGTGCTGCGAGGCTGGGACAATCAGCTCATCGCCGAGGACCTGCACTGCTCGCTGGGCACGGTGAAGAAGCACCTCCAGCACGTCTTCGACAAGCTGGGCGTGTCCAGCCGCGCCGCGCTCCTGCACCACGCGTCGCGGAAGCGGTGA
- a CDS encoding energy transducer TonB yields the protein MRLLIALLVLPGIAYAQEERSAPADGGTVSKSSAETKQPAPPDDLLRSEGAQAFLERPPDPRDVLPFGAGMTRPERISGDLPQPTPEAFAEGAQGTALLKCTIWATGEVTRCLLLQPLGHLEMDVAIMKAVKKWRFKPATFRGHPVSVSYTFGYKVEEPPKQR from the coding sequence ATGAGACTCCTCATCGCCCTCCTCGTGTTGCCGGGAATCGCCTACGCGCAGGAAGAGCGGTCCGCGCCCGCTGACGGAGGCACGGTCAGCAAGTCCTCCGCCGAGACGAAGCAGCCCGCCCCCCCGGACGACCTCCTGCGGAGCGAGGGCGCCCAGGCGTTCCTCGAGCGGCCGCCGGATCCCAGGGACGTGCTGCCGTTTGGCGCGGGGATGACGCGCCCGGAGAGAATCAGCGGGGACCTGCCCCAGCCGACGCCCGAGGCTTTCGCCGAGGGCGCTCAGGGCACCGCCCTGCTCAAGTGCACCATCTGGGCAACAGGGGAGGTGACGCGCTGCCTGTTGCTCCAGCCGCTGGGCCACCTCGAGATGGATGTCGCCATCATGAAGGCGGTGAAGAAGTGGCGCTTCAAGCCGGCCACCTTCAGGGGCCATCCCGTCTCGGTGAGCTACACCTTCGGCTATAAGGTGGAGGAGCCCCCGAAGCAGCGCTGA
- a CDS encoding DUF2380 domain-containing protein, translating to MRANALLLCIAVLLTACASFAGDGLQRRLTRRKAQQADVTGAASGGMSGTPAASAAQVRDAVLEAVDDVKGSTDNITSALSKLASRPPTSLGGRGLSGFNGAFSRYLDFGSQQLHWLRGTLRSTTEWVVATEEVGDADMELGILRMTGPRLQSAMFGSMLLAAWLDFLTLSDVVLRECPAYGVETLLVDLKRVQQRIAPVMAALASGDPEQVEDAALAMPGLMGQLTREFDSISHGARTAMENAGRTLAVAQWVEMLTMMSALKMSLPRFPPAAPATVGVSLAMGSGGVTSGSQVVVSAEWVEMIRRLVQAGVISIPAVGSAVRIHGGQVMMAQASGDLPEGLREALGDSPEVRGMHETGKAGAGMSEHPKHHVLPQENREWFEQRGLKGDMDIDNFCVRLEQARHEAIHGGGNWKLGRTWPGEWNRMIMRLLGKAERETGRMLTRNEILNIVAENMKLYDIPMKFTKGRSR from the coding sequence ATGCGCGCTAACGCACTGTTGCTGTGCATCGCCGTGCTCCTCACCGCCTGCGCTTCGTTCGCGGGGGATGGGCTCCAGCGCCGGCTGACGCGGCGCAAAGCGCAACAGGCGGATGTGACGGGAGCGGCCTCGGGCGGCATGTCGGGCACCCCAGCCGCGAGTGCCGCACAGGTACGGGATGCCGTGCTCGAAGCCGTGGATGACGTGAAGGGCTCCACGGACAACATCACCAGCGCGCTCTCGAAGCTGGCCAGCCGTCCGCCAACAAGCCTGGGCGGACGGGGCCTGAGTGGCTTCAACGGGGCCTTTTCGCGCTATCTGGACTTCGGCTCCCAACAACTGCACTGGCTGCGTGGCACGCTCCGCAGCACGACGGAGTGGGTGGTGGCTACCGAGGAAGTCGGCGACGCGGACATGGAACTGGGCATCCTCCGGATGACAGGGCCTCGCCTTCAGTCGGCCATGTTCGGCTCCATGCTGCTTGCGGCATGGCTCGACTTCCTCACCCTCTCTGATGTCGTGCTTCGCGAGTGCCCCGCCTACGGCGTTGAGACGCTGCTCGTGGACCTGAAGCGGGTGCAGCAGCGGATAGCGCCCGTCATGGCGGCGCTCGCGTCAGGAGACCCCGAGCAGGTCGAGGACGCAGCCTTGGCCATGCCCGGGTTGATGGGGCAGTTGACCCGCGAGTTCGACTCCATCAGCCATGGGGCACGTACAGCCATGGAGAATGCAGGAAGGACCCTGGCCGTGGCGCAGTGGGTGGAGATGCTCACCATGATGTCGGCGTTGAAGATGTCGCTGCCCCGTTTTCCGCCTGCCGCTCCGGCCACGGTCGGGGTGAGTCTCGCCATGGGCTCCGGCGGTGTCACGTCCGGCTCGCAGGTGGTCGTCTCCGCCGAGTGGGTGGAGATGATTCGGCGCCTCGTGCAAGCGGGTGTCATCTCCATCCCCGCCGTTGGCTCCGCCGTCCGCATCCACGGTGGGCAGGTGATGATGGCGCAGGCGAGCGGTGACCTGCCGGAGGGGCTACGCGAAGCGCTGGGAGACAGTCCCGAGGTGCGCGGCATGCATGAGACGGGTAAAGCCGGGGCGGGCATGTCAGAGCATCCGAAGCACCACGTCCTGCCGCAAGAGAACCGGGAGTGGTTCGAGCAGCGCGGCCTCAAGGGTGACATGGACATCGACAACTTCTGCGTCCGGCTGGAGCAGGCGCGCCACGAAGCGATTCATGGTGGGGGAAACTGGAAGCTTGGGCGCACGTGGCCCGGCGAGTGGAACCGGATGATCATGCGGCTGTTGGGCAAGGCCGAGAGAGAGACTGGCCGGATGTTGACCCGCAACGAGATCCTCAACATCGTCGCGGAGAACATGAAGCTCTACGACATCCCGATGAAGTTCACCAAGGGGCGAAGTCGATGA
- a CDS encoding ribosomal maturation YjgA family protein has translation METVLPLTRPAHLRTRLTLAVLAVLVLLLGLASRSRSIPWPAFFAEYAGDTLWALLVFLLLRFVAPARPVSHVAGAALAFSFAVEFSQLYQAPWLDALRRTLPGRLVLGAGFLWSDLVCYSVGVVAGVALDRRVRPRPAPPASWNQSHRLK, from the coding sequence GTGGAGACCGTCCTGCCGCTGACTCGCCCTGCCCACCTCCGGACCCGCCTCACGCTGGCAGTGCTGGCGGTGCTCGTGCTGCTGCTGGGCCTGGCCTCGCGCTCGCGCTCCATCCCCTGGCCGGCCTTCTTCGCCGAGTACGCCGGGGACACGCTGTGGGCGCTGCTGGTGTTCCTGCTGCTGCGCTTCGTGGCTCCGGCGCGGCCGGTGTCGCACGTGGCGGGCGCGGCGCTGGCGTTCTCCTTCGCGGTGGAGTTCAGCCAGCTCTACCAGGCGCCCTGGTTGGATGCGCTTCGCCGGACGCTGCCGGGGCGGCTGGTGCTGGGGGCGGGGTTCCTGTGGAGCGACCTCGTCTGCTACTCGGTGGGAGTGGTGGCGGGCGTGGCGCTGGACCGCAGGGTGCGCCCGCGCCCGGCTCCACCCGCGTCTTGGAATCAAAGCCACAGGCTGAAGTGA